In Candidatus Defluviibacterium haderslevense, the following are encoded in one genomic region:
- a CDS encoding sensor histidine kinase → MKSNIPLSFKFFNARIRYYVYIIICLICLASKAYCQSRSISLTDTIIDISNETLSYIDEQRTIQDTVLIDEIKFEPLTKIKYKRFYNQVRFCQWLKIKLINPNDTSIAIQLHVGKYALIKLFKYNNSIQYIASAGFTDYTSSANNIKPNYGIKVLLNPNDSISYYIQIEHYGKINEIPKPKLIISSTFNDWVLKNDSNNQGLAFFHSLVLGGIFTLALFMLIYFFSNKISEYLFYSLYSFTIFLFLERSFELNSNIRFISQLYPYYFYQMPTVLNLIAAIFYVLFIQHFTEIKIKYPVIYKLSNDFLKIFSISLVIFICLLVFDFSSRWFIIFNLLLNFLPPIGMLVLVLVIYTNDSKNKLNNFIFIGFSFLFIAVIFSILLNNFTEWSTLNIPPATYLEIGVLCEILCLALGLGYKSNRIEKIKNETEILNLQLKIENITNIERLRSELSRDLHDDIGSTLSSINILSRTTRNNLQTGNIEKVNIALEKINERSQRLLEKMSDIIWNIKPDNDSLVATMSRMREYSTALLDAQNVHYNFDFPPENDDFSISLKIKSTLYLIFKEAVNNLIKYAHCSHVKLTLKITHQSLYLTIEDNGIGFDIDQITHQGGLLNMQHRAEEVNGTLNIFSQLDQGTQIELSIPLTHN, encoded by the coding sequence TTGAAATCTAATATTCCCCTTTCTTTCAAATTTTTTAATGCTCGTATTAGATACTATGTTTATATTATAATATGCTTAATATGTCTTGCAAGCAAAGCCTATTGCCAATCAAGATCAATATCACTTACGGATACAATAATTGACATATCCAATGAAACTTTAAGCTACATTGATGAACAGCGAACCATACAAGATACGGTTCTGATTGATGAAATAAAATTTGAACCTCTAACCAAAATAAAATATAAACGTTTCTACAATCAAGTTAGATTTTGTCAATGGCTTAAAATCAAACTAATTAATCCAAACGACACCAGCATTGCTATTCAACTCCATGTAGGTAAGTACGCATTGATAAAACTATTTAAATATAATAATTCTATTCAATACATTGCTTCCGCAGGGTTTACTGATTATACAAGCAGTGCAAATAATATAAAACCTAATTATGGTATTAAGGTCCTATTAAATCCCAATGATAGTATAAGCTATTATATACAAATAGAACACTATGGAAAAATTAATGAAATCCCTAAACCCAAATTAATCATATCCTCTACTTTTAATGATTGGGTTTTAAAGAATGATTCGAACAATCAAGGTTTGGCTTTTTTTCATTCATTAGTTTTAGGCGGCATATTTACGTTAGCGTTATTCATGTTAATTTATTTTTTCTCCAATAAAATTTCTGAATATTTATTTTATTCTTTATATTCATTTACCATTTTTCTGTTTTTAGAAAGATCATTTGAATTAAATTCTAATATTAGATTTATTTCTCAATTATATCCATATTACTTCTATCAAATGCCTACCGTATTAAATTTAATAGCAGCTATCTTTTATGTTTTGTTCATTCAACATTTTACTGAAATTAAAATTAAATATCCGGTAATATATAAATTATCAAATGATTTTTTGAAAATTTTTTCTATCTCATTAGTAATTTTTATTTGTTTGTTAGTTTTTGATTTTTCATCAAGATGGTTCATTATTTTTAATTTATTACTCAACTTTTTACCACCTATCGGAATGTTGGTCTTAGTATTGGTCATTTATACTAATGATAGCAAGAATAAATTAAATAATTTCATTTTTATAGGGTTTTCATTTTTATTTATTGCAGTCATTTTTAGCATTCTCTTAAATAATTTTACAGAATGGTCTACTTTAAACATCCCGCCAGCCACTTATTTAGAAATTGGAGTTTTGTGTGAAATTCTCTGCTTGGCATTAGGTCTTGGGTATAAATCTAATAGGATTGAAAAAATAAAAAATGAAACGGAAATACTTAACTTACAATTAAAAATAGAAAACATTACCAATATAGAGCGTCTTAGATCTGAATTATCCAGAGATTTACATGATGATATAGGAAGTACACTTAGTAGTATTAATATATTAAGTAGAACTACCAGAAATAATCTACAAACTGGAAACATAGAAAAAGTCAATATTGCATTGGAAAAAATCAATGAACGAAGTCAACGCTTACTTGAAAAAATGAGTGATATTATTTGGAATATCAAACCAGATAATGATAGTTTGGTTGCAACTATGAGCAGGATGAGAGAATACAGCACTGCCCTACTCGATGCACAAAATGTTCATTACAACTTTGATTTTCCACCTGAAAACGATGATTTCTCAATATCTTTAAAGATTAAAAGTACATTGTATTTAATATTCAAAGAAGCGGTTAATAATTTAATCAAATATGCACATTGCAGTCATGTTAAACTAACATTAAAAATAACACATCAAAGTTTATACTTGACTATAGAAGACAACGGTATTGGCTTTGATATCGATCAAATTACACATCAAGGAGGACTTTTAAATATGCAACACAGAGCTGAAGAAGTTAATGGAACTTTAAATATTTTCAGCCAATTAGATCAAGGCACCCAAATAGAATTATCAATACCCTTAACTCATAATTAA
- a CDS encoding tetratricopeptide repeat protein, whose translation MEQLKLQIKPEEQFEILTEVCNTYVYTSQSDSIFYYSNQMKELAQRLKCDSLYGTALAYEGCAFSMTKETDTAISRYFESLSILEKGNYYYRKSFVLKQIAFVFRDLKDYTSSLAYLNKAKIYLPDGILPNRVYTNLADAYIGIMEIDSALIYAQKAHRITNKHEDSYGYCRSLYLLGIIYIEKQFPDLGLTYLNECLKFSRDQQIVPTQITSLAKMAQYELKQQHFAIAKSYALQSVAISKQQMQKSSLLEDYHVLADIYIKENKKDSFLFYQQLKSQLEQSFEAESFVNNLQQHKINQFLLEQEQTTKNQKAALAYKQKVQYSLILLIIICLLAFIMIFSSTFLANMKVISFMSTLIILSSFEFISLLFHPILEEITHHSPWQMLLMLSLMAIIFIPAKQKLEEYMNRIFEARIRSAKLKYAQKYMNEMN comes from the coding sequence TTGGAACAATTAAAATTACAAATCAAGCCTGAAGAACAATTTGAAATTTTAACAGAAGTCTGTAATACTTATGTTTATACCAGTCAAAGCGATAGTATTTTTTATTACAGTAATCAAATGAAAGAACTGGCTCAAAGATTAAAGTGCGATTCACTATATGGTACTGCTCTTGCTTATGAAGGATGCGCTTTTTCCATGACAAAAGAAACAGACACAGCTATTTCTAGATATTTTGAAAGTCTGAGCATTCTTGAAAAAGGTAATTATTATTATAGAAAAAGTTTTGTCCTAAAACAAATAGCATTTGTATTTAGAGATCTAAAAGATTATACTTCTTCCCTTGCATATTTAAATAAAGCCAAAATATATTTACCTGACGGTATATTACCCAATCGGGTATATACTAATCTTGCCGATGCATATATTGGTATAATGGAAATTGATTCAGCTTTAATATATGCACAAAAGGCACATCGCATAACCAATAAGCACGAAGATTCCTATGGATATTGCAGAAGTCTCTATTTGTTAGGTATTATTTATATCGAAAAACAATTCCCTGATTTAGGTTTAACTTATTTAAATGAATGTCTAAAATTTAGTCGTGATCAACAGATTGTTCCAACACAAATTACATCCTTGGCAAAAATGGCTCAATATGAATTAAAACAACAACATTTTGCGATAGCTAAATCTTATGCACTACAATCCGTTGCCATATCCAAACAACAAATGCAAAAATCATCTTTATTAGAAGATTATCACGTATTAGCGGATATCTATATTAAAGAAAACAAAAAAGATAGCTTTTTATTTTACCAACAATTAAAATCTCAATTAGAACAATCTTTTGAAGCGGAATCTTTTGTAAATAATTTACAACAACACAAAATAAATCAATTTTTATTAGAGCAAGAACAAACAACAAAAAATCAAAAGGCTGCATTAGCTTACAAACAAAAAGTCCAATACAGTTTGATTCTTCTGATTATCATCTGTCTGTTAGCATTTATCATGATCTTCTCCAGTACTTTTTTAGCTAATATGAAAGTTATAAGTTTTATGTCGACACTTATTATATTATCTAGTTTTGAATTTATAAGTCTTTTGTTTCATCCTATCCTGGAAGAAATAACACATCATTCCCCATGGCAAATGTTGCTGATGCTTTCTTTAATGGCTATAATATTTATCCCCGCTAAACAAAAATTGGAAGAATATATGAATAGAATATTCGAAGCCAGGATTAGATCAGCTAAACTTAAATATGCGCAAAAGTATATGAATGAAATGAATTAA
- a CDS encoding T9SS type A sorting domain-containing protein, with translation MLKSFYISCIFVLGFQVICWSQCTPASETNCEDAKVLCSLTELNGFTCRLSSASNTAGCMPICPSGGAPENIEWWAFISEGGNVTISLTISNCTNTTGAIGMEFGLSGNCICSESLACNKLCNGPGTYSISATLNPCKTYYLFVDGCNGDVCDYTIQTSGGNTPNLFPLGKINDDADRIIPVCRTCDFHHFYVKHQSNGCTPNYEWTINGIPLGAHENSIETRFPEEGDFQLCVTAYIGNPQSGAICDQEGPECATIQVRQIPDKTSGIRYLCPESIPYKWHDQYIINSGVYKTKLCDKQTCYFDSVVQFQILPVPIIPKIYHIGCNSADVFIDPTSRKVFKTCQIETPILIKKSSYPYKCDSTYELTAIFLNQEVTFREDCQDGKIIIQPRILNKAITCGSNEIFEYRYKWYLKQDTNKTSISTDEYYTAIQKNDYCLEIELITTLGPLTKTCFFDYCENLDESIYIKPTGKFSAYKTVCSNDTSCITFRPAYSGLIQGYEWDITGGTIINPNPTQDSSICVVWNLPPGQKGKACVYYKTLCDNSQTSCIDITVGTSIREIAGSSKTVKGLTSNLEAILPGGVWRKVSGPGFVTYNDPFNPITEVKVSKYGIYTLAWTVKSLGCTTIGYVTIRFIRSEFKGRFKNQNESFLKYDPDEIISPQSFQYHISKQIKNQTLILQLSSTVNQTAKVSLIDLSGKIVAKSNYSIGTESLSYELLMNASSGIYFLTIQTEHDVISERIVITD, from the coding sequence ATGTTAAAGTCATTTTATATTTCATGTATATTCGTTTTAGGATTTCAAGTCATTTGTTGGAGTCAATGTACACCTGCAAGTGAAACGAATTGTGAGGATGCAAAAGTATTATGTTCATTGACTGAATTAAATGGGTTTACATGTAGACTTAGTTCGGCATCCAATACAGCAGGATGTATGCCAATATGCCCTTCAGGCGGAGCACCTGAAAACATCGAGTGGTGGGCATTTATTAGTGAAGGGGGTAACGTAACTATTAGTTTAACCATATCCAATTGTACCAATACAACAGGTGCTATAGGAATGGAATTTGGTTTGTCTGGTAATTGTATCTGCTCTGAATCCTTGGCTTGTAATAAATTATGTAATGGGCCAGGAACGTATTCTATTTCTGCAACATTGAACCCCTGTAAAACATATTATTTATTCGTTGATGGTTGCAATGGAGATGTCTGTGATTATACTATTCAGACTTCGGGGGGCAATACACCCAACTTATTTCCCCTTGGAAAAATAAATGACGATGCTGATCGAATCATACCTGTTTGTCGAACATGTGACTTTCATCATTTTTATGTAAAACATCAAAGCAATGGATGTACGCCAAATTATGAATGGACCATAAATGGTATACCACTTGGTGCACATGAAAATAGTATCGAAACCAGATTTCCAGAAGAAGGTGATTTTCAACTGTGTGTTACTGCTTATATTGGAAATCCTCAATCGGGAGCAATATGCGATCAGGAAGGTCCTGAATGTGCAACAATTCAAGTAAGACAAATTCCAGACAAAACAAGTGGTATAAGGTATTTATGTCCAGAAAGTATACCCTATAAATGGCATGACCAATATATTATTAATTCTGGAGTGTATAAAACAAAGTTATGTGATAAACAGACTTGTTATTTTGATTCCGTAGTTCAATTCCAAATACTTCCAGTACCAATTATTCCAAAAATATACCATATCGGATGCAATTCCGCAGATGTTTTTATTGACCCAACTTCACGTAAAGTTTTTAAAACATGTCAAATCGAAACACCAATTCTAATTAAAAAATCATCTTACCCTTACAAGTGTGACAGTACTTATGAATTGACAGCTATTTTTCTAAATCAAGAAGTTACGTTTAGAGAAGATTGTCAAGATGGAAAAATTATCATTCAACCTCGAATTTTAAATAAAGCAATAACGTGTGGTAGTAACGAAATTTTTGAATATAGATACAAATGGTATTTAAAGCAGGATACCAATAAAACGAGTATTAGTACAGATGAATACTATACCGCAATTCAAAAAAATGATTATTGTCTAGAGATCGAATTAATAACAACCTTGGGCCCACTAACCAAGACTTGTTTTTTCGACTATTGTGAGAATCTTGATGAAAGTATTTATATCAAACCTACAGGAAAATTTAGTGCTTACAAAACGGTGTGTTCTAATGATACCAGTTGCATCACATTCAGACCAGCTTATTCAGGACTAATTCAGGGTTATGAATGGGATATTACAGGAGGTACGATCATAAATCCAAACCCAACTCAAGATAGCTCGATTTGTGTTGTATGGAATTTGCCACCAGGACAAAAAGGGAAGGCATGTGTATATTATAAGACTTTGTGTGACAATAGTCAAACATCCTGTATTGATATAACGGTAGGTACTTCAATTAGAGAAATAGCTGGATCCAGTAAAACGGTCAAAGGCCTTACCTCAAATCTTGAGGCAATATTACCTGGAGGTGTTTGGAGAAAAGTTAGTGGTCCTGGATTCGTCACTTACAATGATCCCTTTAATCCAATAACAGAAGTTAAGGTAAGTAAATATGGAATATACACCTTGGCGTGGACCGTTAAGTCATTGGGATGTACGACTATAGGATATGTTACGATTCGTTTTATTCGTTCAGAATTCAAGGGTAGATTTAAAAATCAAAATGAATCCTTTCTAAAATATGATCCAGATGAAATAATTTCACCTCAATCATTTCAGTATCACATTTCAAAACAAATTAAAAACCAAACTTTAATCTTACAATTAAGTTCTACTGTAAATCAAACCGCTAAAGTTTCATTGATCGATCTCTCAGGAAAGATCGTTGCAAAATCCAATTATAGTATAGGAACTGAAAGTCTATCTTATGAATTACTTATGAATGCATCAAGTGGAATTTATTTTCTAACGATACAAACGGAACATGATGTAATCAGTGAACGGATAGTAATTACAGATTGA
- a CDS encoding T9SS type A sorting domain-containing protein: protein MKRFSLYCLFLVNVQITIGQQSYSTPNNFFDLRKQILSNIKNETVQFNEPEDEKDNAMAKFKRWEQFMLPRVGPKGVMFNSDAVYNAYNNYYAQNKTPFNINPWSAIGPFYDPPSGPYYGTRVGVGRVNCIAQHPLDSQTLYIGSMGGGIWKTINGGRSWTCLDNQLPSMSISDIAINPIHPDTMYIATGDAIGNYTITSNPDFHQGHYSCGVLMSTNGGLSWQPTGFTYEQYQTENIYRMIIDPIQPHHLLLGCDKGLFRSTNSGNSWTQLDTTRTYDLLINPLDATKYYALTNNSQKLKRSYDGGASFKIVNLTNLVGASTLGHIRISAADTSKIYVLRGAGQLIRSDNGGKSFKTINNLSNPFFHQGNYDKAFALSPVDTSIALIGLVDLVKTTNTSKTYVKVDSIESPTKGIHVDFHSLQFSIFNPSTIYAANDGGIYVSHDVGETWNSLNNGLNITQYYKLNTSNLKPNSIIAGAQDNSTHLFDGTNWFTVNAADGLDCSFDQGDEQVVYAAIQYGYLYRSDDGGATFYNLITPTEFQGDWESPFIINPLNNKHLYFAGNKIYLSYDKGDHWNIISPVLDENLPITSIAMSKADTNTIYVASYHNIFVTQNNGISWENITNGLPSDSASITDVKLSDVNSKIIYVTFSGFHDGKKVYQSNDGGKHWNNISGSLPNIPMNTIAIQNNTLHDIYVGSDFGVFYKNDTLIDWKSYNNGMPGVIISDLDINTRNGKLYAATHGRGIYSVDLFTPSDAITQDASITQIISPERLDYCDSVSSQLIIALTNYGTDTLKSVRINYVIDNQPQAKLWTGKLPSKQTLIDTIENINLSGGVHHIIVNTSMPNQEMDQYSLNDEKTRFIFINNSTVPKLMEDFESGFDPPLEWFQTGNMWTEIQGYGGFGLSQHALLAPFFNFLNGTDYFISPRIDLKNTSATVLLTFSRAYGIYEQNYKDTLMISISTDCGLTWLPIYRKTSVELATTLKIYNDAFTPTPSDWVKDTVDLTMYKDHEIKLRFEGHSGFGNLLFLDDININGTIVSTKNNKISDINIYPNPTQGIVYIDDPNHEVYKILLFDQQGKSIANETPITSNQILDLSNYPNQTFIIKLMTKLGVIVKKIVHIN, encoded by the coding sequence ATGAAAAGATTTAGTCTTTATTGTTTATTCTTAGTCAATGTACAAATAACTATTGGCCAACAGTCATATTCCACACCAAACAATTTCTTTGATCTAAGAAAACAAATTCTTTCAAATATTAAAAATGAAACCGTACAATTTAATGAGCCAGAAGATGAAAAGGATAATGCCATGGCCAAATTCAAACGTTGGGAACAATTTATGTTGCCTCGTGTAGGCCCAAAAGGAGTCATGTTTAATTCTGACGCAGTTTATAATGCATACAATAATTATTATGCCCAAAACAAAACACCATTTAATATTAATCCATGGTCAGCCATTGGCCCATTTTATGATCCTCCCAGTGGCCCATATTATGGCACACGCGTTGGAGTAGGCAGAGTCAATTGCATAGCACAACATCCACTTGATAGTCAGACACTTTACATAGGTAGTATGGGTGGTGGAATTTGGAAAACAATAAATGGTGGGCGATCATGGACCTGCTTAGATAACCAATTACCAAGCATGAGTATTAGTGATATTGCCATAAATCCAATACATCCTGATACCATGTACATTGCAACAGGTGATGCCATTGGCAATTATACCATTACATCAAATCCCGATTTTCATCAAGGTCATTATTCATGTGGCGTACTTATGTCAACTAACGGTGGTCTATCTTGGCAACCCACAGGATTTACTTACGAACAGTATCAAACTGAGAATATTTACAGAATGATAATCGATCCCATCCAACCTCATCATTTGCTATTAGGATGTGACAAAGGATTGTTTCGTTCAACAAATTCCGGGAATTCATGGACACAATTGGATACTACAAGAACTTATGATTTATTGATCAATCCATTGGATGCTACTAAATACTATGCACTTACCAATAATAGTCAAAAACTAAAGCGTAGCTATGACGGCGGTGCTAGTTTTAAAATTGTCAATTTAACAAATTTAGTTGGTGCGTCAACTTTAGGCCACATCAGAATATCCGCAGCTGATACTTCTAAAATCTATGTCCTTCGTGGTGCTGGACAATTAATTCGAAGCGATAATGGTGGAAAATCATTTAAAACAATCAACAATCTATCTAATCCCTTTTTTCATCAAGGCAATTATGACAAAGCTTTTGCGCTTTCACCTGTTGATACATCGATTGCTCTAATTGGTTTAGTTGATTTAGTAAAAACCACAAACACAAGCAAAACTTATGTCAAAGTTGATTCCATTGAATCCCCAACGAAAGGCATTCATGTTGACTTTCATAGTTTACAATTTTCCATATTTAATCCAAGTACTATCTATGCGGCTAATGATGGCGGAATATATGTAAGCCATGATGTGGGTGAAACATGGAATTCATTAAATAATGGATTGAATATTACACAATATTATAAATTAAACACTTCCAATTTAAAACCCAATTCAATTATTGCAGGAGCTCAAGATAATTCCACACATTTGTTTGACGGTACAAATTGGTTTACAGTGAATGCCGCAGACGGTTTGGATTGTAGTTTTGACCAGGGTGATGAACAGGTTGTTTATGCTGCTATTCAATACGGCTACTTGTACCGTTCAGATGATGGCGGAGCAACATTTTATAATCTAATCACACCAACTGAATTTCAAGGTGACTGGGAATCTCCATTTATAATTAATCCATTAAATAACAAGCATCTTTACTTTGCTGGAAATAAAATTTATTTATCATATGACAAAGGCGATCATTGGAATATTATTTCACCCGTTCTAGATGAGAATCTTCCCATTACTTCAATTGCTATGTCTAAAGCTGATACGAATACCATTTACGTAGCGTCTTATCACAATATTTTTGTTACGCAAAACAATGGCATTTCATGGGAAAATATAACTAATGGATTGCCAAGTGATTCAGCATCCATTACTGATGTTAAATTAAGTGACGTTAATTCTAAAATAATATATGTTACCTTTTCCGGATTTCATGATGGAAAAAAAGTTTACCAATCTAATGATGGTGGAAAACATTGGAATAATATATCCGGATCATTGCCAAATATTCCAATGAATACCATCGCTATCCAAAATAATACACTACATGATATTTATGTTGGTTCTGATTTTGGTGTGTTTTATAAAAATGATACACTTATTGATTGGAAGTCTTACAACAATGGAATGCCTGGCGTTATAATTTCAGATCTTGACATCAATACCCGAAATGGAAAACTTTATGCTGCCACCCATGGCAGAGGTATTTATTCAGTAGATCTTTTTACTCCAAGCGATGCCATAACACAAGATGCTTCCATTACGCAAATCATAAGTCCAGAAAGATTAGATTATTGTGATAGTGTATCTTCCCAATTAATCATTGCATTAACCAATTATGGAACCGATACACTTAAAAGTGTTCGTATAAATTATGTAATAGATAATCAGCCTCAAGCAAAATTATGGACTGGTAAGCTTCCATCAAAACAAACCCTCATAGATACTATAGAAAATATTAATTTATCAGGAGGTGTACACCATATTATTGTGAATACTTCTATGCCAAATCAAGAGATGGATCAGTATTCCCTGAATGATGAAAAAACAAGATTTATTTTTATAAATAATTCAACGGTACCAAAATTAATGGAAGATTTTGAAAGTGGGTTTGATCCGCCTTTGGAATGGTTTCAAACAGGAAATATGTGGACCGAAATTCAAGGCTATGGTGGATTTGGGCTATCTCAACATGCCTTACTTGCACCATTTTTTAATTTTTTAAATGGGACTGATTATTTTATTTCTCCTAGAATTGATTTAAAAAATACTTCAGCTACTGTCTTATTAACTTTTTCTAGAGCTTATGGTATTTATGAACAAAATTATAAGGATACTTTGATGATTAGCATTTCAACAGATTGCGGACTGACATGGCTTCCCATATACCGTAAAACTTCAGTTGAACTTGCGACTACCCTTAAGATTTATAACGATGCGTTTACTCCTACACCAAGTGATTGGGTTAAAGATACTGTTGATCTGACTATGTATAAAGATCATGAAATAAAATTAAGATTCGAAGGTCATAGTGGTTTCGGAAATTTACTTTTTCTGGATGATATTAATATTAATGGAACCATAGTATCAACAAAAAATAACAAAATATCTGACATTAATATTTATCCAAACCCCACTCAAGGCATAGTCTATATTGATGATCCAAATCATGAAGTATATAAAATTTTGCTATTTGATCAACAAGGCAAATCAATAGCTAATGAAACTCCAATTACTTCAAACCAAATACTAGATTTATCAAATTATCCAAACCAAACTTTTATCATTAAATTGATGACTAAACTTGGAGTAATTGTTAAAAAAATAGTTCACATAAATTAA
- a CDS encoding response regulator transcription factor, whose protein sequence is MIKILIYEDSEDFADSIKDLINHASGMQVLAHFTHAKDAIRQIRLYKPDIVLMDIDMPVTNGLEGLRNIRAEKMEVTIIMLTVFDDNDRIFQSICYGASGYILKKTAPDKMISFIQEAQEGGAPMTPSVARQVLKLFSQPFQFNIELQKLTPRENDVLSLLVRGYSYKMAAGEINISIETLRYHIKNIYTKLHVNSKSEAVAKAIQNKLV, encoded by the coding sequence ATGATTAAAATTCTAATATATGAAGATAGTGAAGACTTTGCAGATAGTATAAAAGATCTTATCAATCATGCTTCCGGCATGCAAGTCCTTGCTCATTTTACACACGCCAAGGATGCGATAAGGCAAATTAGACTGTATAAACCTGATATAGTGCTCATGGATATAGATATGCCTGTAACTAATGGCCTTGAAGGACTTAGAAATATTAGGGCTGAAAAAATGGAAGTAACAATTATAATGTTAACTGTTTTTGATGATAATGATAGAATTTTCCAATCCATCTGTTATGGCGCATCAGGTTACATACTAAAAAAGACGGCTCCCGACAAAATGATTAGTTTCATCCAGGAAGCCCAAGAAGGTGGTGCTCCGATGACACCTTCTGTAGCCAGACAGGTATTAAAATTATTCTCTCAACCATTCCAATTTAATATTGAATTACAAAAACTTACACCTAGAGAAAATGATGTACTATCTCTATTGGTGCGTGGTTATAGTTATAAAATGGCAGCCGGTGAGATCAATATCAGTATAGAAACCCTAAGATATCATATTAAAAATATTTATACTAAACTGCACGTAAATTCAAAAAGTGAAGCCGTAGCCAAAGCGATTCAAAATAAATTGGTATAA